A genomic region of Streptococcus suis contains the following coding sequences:
- the rnz gene encoding ribonuclease Z, with the protein MQIQFLGTGAGQPSKARNVSSLALKLLDEVNQVWLFDCGEGTQNQILETTIRPRKVAKIFITHLHGDHIFGLPGFLSSRSFQSSEEQTDIDIYGPVGIRSFVLASLKVSGTRLPYRIHFHEFDVDTVGQVLETDKFTVFAEKLDHTIPCVGYRVIQKDLEGTLDAEALRAAGVPFGPLFGKIKNGQNVTLEDGREIIASDYISPPRPGKVVTILGDTRKCHASVRLAVNADVLVHEATYGKGDEKIARKHGHSTNMEAAQVAKDAGVKQLLLNHISPRFLSKDISQLRKDASTIFEQVHIVKDLEEIEL; encoded by the coding sequence ATGCAAATTCAATTTTTAGGTACGGGGGCTGGTCAGCCCTCCAAGGCTCGAAATGTATCCAGTTTGGCCTTGAAACTCTTGGATGAAGTCAATCAGGTTTGGTTATTTGACTGTGGCGAAGGAACTCAAAATCAAATTTTGGAAACGACTATTCGTCCACGTAAGGTCGCAAAAATCTTTATCACTCACCTGCACGGAGACCATATTTTTGGACTGCCAGGTTTTTTATCCAGTCGTTCTTTCCAGTCAAGTGAGGAGCAGACTGATATTGATATTTACGGTCCTGTTGGCATCCGTTCCTTTGTCTTGGCAAGTTTGAAAGTATCAGGGACACGCCTACCTTATCGTATTCATTTTCATGAATTTGATGTTGATACGGTAGGTCAGGTCCTAGAAACCGACAAATTCACGGTATTCGCTGAAAAGCTGGACCATACCATTCCTTGTGTCGGCTATCGTGTCATCCAGAAAGATTTGGAAGGGACATTGGATGCAGAGGCTCTGCGCGCGGCAGGTGTACCATTTGGCCCCCTTTTTGGAAAAATCAAAAACGGTCAAAACGTGACCTTGGAGGACGGCAGGGAAATCATTGCCAGCGACTATATTTCTCCTCCTCGGCCTGGTAAAGTGGTGACCATTCTTGGTGATACGCGTAAGTGTCATGCTAGTGTCCGTCTGGCTGTCAATGCTGATGTGCTGGTGCATGAGGCGACTTACGGAAAAGGTGATGAGAAGATTGCTCGCAAGCATGGGCATTCGACCAATATGGAAGCCGCTCAGGTTGCCAAGGATGCTGGTGTCAAGCAGCTCTTGCTGAATCATATCAGTCCACGATTTTTATCCAAGGATATTAGTCAATTACGGAAAGATGCAAGTACTATTTTCGAGCAGGTTCATATTGTCAAGGATTTAGAGGAAATTGAGCTATGA
- a CDS encoding SDR family NAD(P)-dependent oxidoreductase, with amino-acid sequence MRTILITGASGGLVQEMVPLLKDDFLILLGRDVEKIEQLYAYHEKKAVFDVDIRDEIALTAFFDELDSQFGQIDILVNNAGYAIYDDFENFSSQQVQAMFDINTFALMTMCRLVGKRMKARRSGQMINIISMSGLIASSKSSVYSATKFAAMGFSNTIRLELAQYGVTVTTVNPGPIATSFFDQADPDGSYQESVKAFLLQPDYVAKKIVSAMGTKKRDINLPRSLAAAHKLYTLFPRIADYLASTVFNLK; translated from the coding sequence ATGAGAACCATTCTAATCACAGGTGCTTCTGGTGGCTTGGTACAGGAAATGGTGCCCTTGCTGAAGGATGATTTTTTGATTTTACTAGGTCGTGATGTCGAAAAAATTGAGCAGCTCTATGCTTACCATGAAAAAAAGGCTGTCTTTGATGTAGACATCCGAGATGAAATAGCTCTGACGGCATTTTTCGATGAACTGGATAGTCAGTTTGGTCAGATTGATATTTTGGTCAATAACGCTGGCTATGCCATTTACGATGATTTTGAGAATTTTTCCAGCCAGCAGGTGCAAGCTATGTTTGACATCAATACTTTTGCTCTGATGACCATGTGCCGTTTAGTAGGTAAACGAATGAAGGCAAGACGGAGCGGGCAGATGATCAATATCATTTCCATGTCAGGCTTGATCGCTTCAAGCAAGTCATCCGTTTATTCGGCGACCAAGTTTGCAGCTATGGGTTTTTCCAATACCATTCGCTTGGAATTAGCCCAGTATGGTGTGACGGTTACAACTGTTAACCCAGGACCTATTGCAACCAGCTTTTTCGACCAAGCAGATCCAGACGGAAGCTATCAAGAGAGCGTCAAGGCTTTCTTACTCCAGCCAGACTATGTTGCCAAGAAGATTGTTTCAGCTATGGGAACGAAGAAACGGGACATCAATCTGCCTCGGTCACTAGCAGCTGCTCATAAACTCTATACTCTCTTTCCAAGAATAGCAGACTACTTGGCCAGTACAGTATTTAATTTGAAATAG
- a CDS encoding MFS transporter: protein MKKQSPFIIAGIVMLGVVMRAPFTALPAILTDVAAGLGVEVSSLGILTSIPLIMFALCSSLAPRLAAKFGMEKLMALVLLVMVLGSGMRVLNLPALYIGTMLVGATIAFINVLLPSLVAANFPKKIGLYTTIYITLMGVAATVASMIAVPIVSSSSWEFFILLITGLVLLAFLIWLPNVKNNHRFSSENQGKQKSSIWKNKAAIAFLIFGGLQSVLYYTEITWLPTISQSVGFSKAEAGLMAGFFNMTAIPMSMIIPAVLSRQTKEMRRNIMLAISSVTLLGLAMMALIPTNLILWSALHIILSFSNAALFPYMMLSFTLKTSNSQATAQLSGMVQTGGYLIAAFGPGLLGYSYPIFGNWMPLILSLAIVTLAMMWTIVLIEREDIIL, encoded by the coding sequence ATGAAAAAACAATCACCCTTTATAATTGCAGGAATCGTCATGCTAGGGGTCGTGATGCGTGCCCCCTTTACAGCTTTACCTGCTATTTTGACAGATGTTGCAGCAGGACTGGGAGTAGAAGTGAGTTCATTAGGAATTTTAACCTCTATTCCGCTCATCATGTTTGCTCTCTGTTCATCCTTAGCACCGCGTCTTGCGGCTAAGTTTGGCATGGAAAAACTAATGGCCCTAGTCTTACTGGTTATGGTGCTTGGTTCAGGGATGCGAGTTCTCAACTTACCAGCCCTTTACATTGGTACTATGCTTGTTGGTGCTACAATAGCGTTTATTAATGTTTTGCTACCAAGTTTGGTTGCGGCTAATTTTCCAAAGAAAATTGGTCTATATACGACGATTTATATCACTCTCATGGGGGTGGCGGCAACAGTTGCATCCATGATTGCTGTTCCAATTGTATCCTCTAGTTCTTGGGAATTTTTTATTCTGTTAATTACAGGATTGGTGCTTCTGGCTTTCCTAATCTGGTTGCCTAATGTAAAAAATAACCATCGATTTTCAAGTGAGAACCAAGGAAAACAGAAATCATCTATCTGGAAAAATAAAGCAGCGATTGCCTTTTTGATATTTGGTGGGCTACAATCAGTCCTCTACTATACAGAGATTACCTGGTTGCCAACCATTTCTCAATCAGTTGGCTTTAGTAAGGCAGAAGCAGGTCTAATGGCTGGTTTCTTTAATATGACAGCTATTCCCATGTCAATGATTATCCCAGCTGTTCTTTCCCGTCAGACAAAAGAAATGCGTCGAAATATCATGCTGGCTATTTCCTCTGTTACCTTGCTTGGCTTGGCTATGATGGCATTGATTCCGACCAATCTCATTCTTTGGTCAGCACTTCACATTATTTTAAGTTTTTCAAATGCAGCCCTCTTCCCTTATATGATGTTGAGCTTTACTTTGAAAACAAGCAATAGCCAGGCTACTGCCCAGCTATCAGGGATGGTGCAGACAGGTGGCTATCTCATTGCAGCGTTTGGACCAGGCCTTCTCGGTTATAGCTATCCAATCTTCGGAAACTGGATGCCATTGATTCTTTCTCTGGCTATCGTCACACTTGCCATGATGTGGACTATTGTTCTCATTGAAAGAGAAGATATTATTTTATAA
- a CDS encoding cobalamin-independent methionine synthase II family protein, which translates to MTTSRFQLVGSLLRPANLGEFKRKIEHRDNIQYPFYDAFDGYQETEAATIEAIVAEQKANGIDIVTDGEFSKSMWHLDFVWGFDGIERYIAEHGYPFKDHDGQIFETRKDIGLRITGPLSAKNHHFIDIYKKVKELAGETDTKLTVWGPAHAFTELVLFNGQVGPDQVYKTREDLKEGLLAAYREFLDQYKEAGGQIVQFDDCLWELFDPANPVPFLPQDDSEALAALADEFVAINNAVIDYGHEIGLTVWTHNCRGNYESRSAAGGTYEAIAEKFLRDQKYDRFFLEWDDERAGDLKALESLRDKNVEVVLGLLSSKTSDLDDEERVYKLLEEASKIIPKERLYLSHQCGFASCDSGNELAIPQQWAKIKQGQEIAEKFWS; encoded by the coding sequence ATGACAACTTCAAGATTCCAATTAGTCGGTTCACTTCTTCGACCAGCAAACTTAGGAGAATTTAAACGTAAAATTGAGCATCGTGACAATATCCAATACCCATTCTACGACGCCTTTGATGGCTATCAAGAAACTGAAGCTGCAACTATCGAGGCGATTGTAGCTGAACAAAAAGCAAATGGTATTGATATTGTAACAGACGGTGAGTTTTCAAAATCAATGTGGCATCTTGACTTTGTCTGGGGCTTCGATGGTATCGAGCGTTACATTGCTGAGCATGGTTATCCTTTTAAAGACCATGATGGACAAATTTTTGAAACACGTAAGGATATTGGATTGCGTATCACAGGTCCTCTTTCAGCAAAAAATCACCATTTCATTGACATTTATAAAAAAGTTAAAGAACTAGCTGGTGAAACTGATACAAAGTTAACTGTATGGGGACCTGCCCATGCCTTTACCGAGCTTGTTCTCTTCAATGGTCAAGTCGGTCCAGACCAAGTTTATAAAACACGTGAGGATTTGAAAGAAGGTTTATTGGCTGCCTATAGAGAATTTTTAGACCAGTACAAGGAAGCTGGTGGACAAATCGTTCAATTCGATGACTGCCTTTGGGAATTATTCGACCCTGCTAACCCTGTACCTTTCTTGCCACAAGACGATTCTGAAGCATTGGCTGCTTTGGCTGATGAGTTTGTTGCTATCAATAATGCTGTTATTGATTACGGACATGAAATTGGCTTAACCGTCTGGACGCACAACTGCCGTGGTAACTATGAAAGCCGCTCAGCAGCTGGCGGAACTTACGAAGCCATTGCTGAAAAATTCCTGCGTGACCAAAAATACGATCGATTCTTCCTTGAGTGGGATGATGAACGTGCAGGTGATTTAAAAGCTTTGGAAAGCTTGCGTGATAAGAATGTCGAAGTCGTTCTTGGTCTACTTTCAAGTAAAACTTCTGATTTGGATGATGAAGAACGTGTTTATAAATTACTCGAGGAAGCAAGCAAGATTATTCCAAAAGAGCGTCTCTACTTGTCACATCAATGTGGATTCGCTTCATGCGATTCAGGTAATGAATTGGCCATCCCGCAACAGTGGGCAAAAATTAAACAAGGCCAAGAAATTGCAGAGAAGTTTTGGTCTTAA
- a CDS encoding cystathionine beta-lyase — MTDYLDLAIKYGGFTSLDKVYLAKKLADLTDQQKLDFITPPPSVINAYFAEIYQKQGAEEATNYYLTLSQQLCLFPKEPSFEEDKPFVRLNLSGKSFGFAYVSADGLAQVFSEGVEEVTDSLLFEIAQVFPHYVVFVEEGKIFMKVNPFVNVELEEVETDYLLTQVETTEGLVKISGFNQEEVLEVADGYAGQSYYAWSGRSAILYIKH, encoded by the coding sequence ATGACGGATTATCTTGATTTGGCCATCAAATACGGTGGCTTTACCAGTCTGGACAAGGTCTATCTGGCGAAGAAATTAGCTGATTTGACTGACCAACAAAAACTAGATTTTATCACGCCACCGCCTTCGGTTATCAATGCCTATTTTGCGGAAATCTACCAGAAACAAGGAGCAGAAGAGGCGACGAACTACTATCTCACTCTATCTCAGCAGCTCTGCCTTTTTCCAAAAGAGCCCAGCTTTGAAGAAGACAAGCCCTTTGTCCGCCTGAATTTGTCAGGCAAGTCTTTCGGATTTGCCTATGTATCGGCGGACGGTCTGGCTCAGGTTTTTTCGGAAGGAGTAGAGGAAGTGACGGATAGCTTGCTCTTTGAAATTGCCCAAGTCTTTCCCCACTATGTCGTCTTTGTGGAGGAGGGCAAGATTTTTATGAAAGTCAATCCCTTTGTGAACGTCGAGTTAGAGGAAGTTGAAACAGACTACCTCTTGACTCAAGTAGAGACGACAGAAGGTTTGGTCAAGATTTCAGGCTTTAATCAGGAAGAAGTGCTGGAAGTGGCGGACGGATATGCTGGTCAGAGCTATTATGCCTGGTCGGGTCGCTCTGCAATTTTATATATAAAACATTAG
- a CDS encoding DUF3042 family protein, translating into MAKGFGKGFLTGVLSTVALAAGAVFTVHKTIIEPEEKKEAFIEENRKKAARKRVAH; encoded by the coding sequence ATGGCTAAAGGTTTTGGTAAAGGTTTCTTGACAGGTGTTCTTTCTACAGTTGCTCTTGCAGCAGGTGCAGTCTTCACTGTTCACAAAACAATCATTGAACCAGAAGAAAAGAAAGAAGCCTTCATTGAGGAAAATCGTAAAAAAGCTGCTCGTAAACGTGTAGCACATTAA
- the miaA gene encoding tRNA (adenosine(37)-N6)-dimethylallyltransferase MiaA, with translation MKTKVIVVIGPTAVGKTALGIELAQRYNGEIISGDSQQVYCKLDIGTAKASPEEQAAAVHHLIDVRDVTEGYSAYEFVAEAKALIADITSRGKLPIIVGGTGLYIQSLLEGYHLGGQVDQEQVLAYRAELDCLSDEDLESMAEQAGLTVEGNSRRRIIRGLELKKFGKNLENTESEFEPLYICLTDDRQVLYDRINQRVDKMVAAGLLDEVSWLYQEYPEAQAAMGIGYKEFFPYLADQISLEEAVDKVKQNSRRFAKRQLTWFRNRMQVPFYSVGEPDYKSQIFTAVEEFLND, from the coding sequence ATGAAAACTAAAGTTATTGTGGTCATTGGACCAACTGCGGTAGGAAAAACTGCTTTAGGCATTGAATTGGCCCAGCGCTACAATGGAGAAATTATCAGCGGTGATAGCCAGCAAGTCTATTGCAAACTAGATATTGGTACGGCAAAAGCTAGTCCTGAAGAGCAGGCTGCTGCGGTGCATCACTTGATTGATGTCCGAGATGTGACCGAGGGCTATTCGGCTTATGAATTTGTAGCAGAAGCCAAGGCTTTAATTGCAGACATTACTAGTCGTGGCAAGTTGCCTATTATCGTGGGTGGGACAGGGCTTTACATTCAAAGTCTGCTTGAAGGCTACCATCTGGGCGGGCAGGTTGACCAAGAGCAAGTTCTTGCTTATCGGGCGGAACTCGACTGCTTGTCTGATGAGGATTTGGAATCAATGGCAGAGCAGGCAGGTTTGACGGTCGAAGGAAACAGCCGACGGAGAATTATTCGTGGGTTAGAGTTGAAAAAATTTGGCAAGAATTTAGAAAATACAGAGTCAGAATTTGAGCCTCTTTACATCTGCCTGACGGATGATAGACAGGTTCTTTACGACCGCATCAATCAGCGAGTGGATAAGATGGTGGCGGCGGGCTTACTAGATGAAGTTAGCTGGCTCTACCAAGAATACCCAGAAGCCCAAGCTGCTATGGGAATTGGCTACAAGGAGTTTTTCCCATACTTAGCAGATCAAATCAGCCTAGAAGAAGCAGTTGATAAGGTCAAGCAAAATAGCCGCCGCTTTGCCAAACGCCAATTGACCTGGTTTAGAAATCGGATGCAGGTTCCCTTTTATTCAGTAGGCGAGCCAGATTACAAGTCGCAGATTTTCACCGCCGTGGAGGAATTTTTAAATGATTGA